Proteins encoded by one window of Primulina huaijiensis isolate GDHJ02 chromosome 1, ASM1229523v2, whole genome shotgun sequence:
- the LOC140980560 gene encoding uncharacterized protein isoform X2, with protein sequence MVSDQEIARGVETVLRQSDPNAVTSLNSVVQQLEAKLGLDLSHKAGFIKDQITYLLRSHPVPKDHLPLQSYLQFPNTFLSQQFLRPHFDVQQQPLQQGPQPQNNAPPPGTQVQQHLDPTMLPVAKGKLGAAQNAAANVAEAPKGSTPVGTKRRGGPGGLNKVCGISPELQTIVGGPALPRTEQLWAYIRKHNLQDPGNKRKIICDDPLRVVFETDCTDMFKMNKLLAKHIIPLDPTKSGQAKKSKVEDEPAKQTTNSRLPPEKISDALAKFFGTEDSKMVQSEALGRVWEYIKLNQLEDPLNTMVIHCDVKLQELLGCESISALGLQEMLTRNHLSKFVSSCSRLVIL encoded by the exons ATGGTGTCGGATCAAGAGATAGCCCGAGGCGTGGAGACGGTGCTTCGCCAGTCCGACCCTAACGCCGTCACTTCCCTAAACAGCGTCGTGCAGCAGTTGGAAGCGAAGCTAGGGTTGGACCTCTCCCACAAGGCGGGGTTTATCAAGGACCAGATTACCTACCTCCTCCGCTCGCACCCCGTGCCTAAGGACCACCTGCCCCTTCAATCATACCTGCAATTCCCGAATACCTTTCTTTCCCAGCAGTTTCTTCGTCCCCATTTCGATGTTCAGCAACAGCCACTGCAGCAGGGTCCTCAGCCGCAGAATAATGCTCCTCCGCCGGGGACGCAAGTGCAACAACACCTTGATCCCACGATGCTGCCGGTGGCGAAGGGGAAATTAGGGGCCGCTCAGAACGCAGCGGCAAATGTTGCTGAAGCTCCGAAAGGAAG TACTCCTGTTGGAACCAAAAGAAGAGGTGGTCCAGGAGGTCTTAACAAAGTATGTGGTATTTCACCTGAACTACAGACCATTGTTGGGGGGCCAGCATTACCAAGGACAGAG CAACTCTGGGCATACATTAGGAAGCACAATCTTCAAGACCCTGGTAACAAGAGAAAGATCATCTGCGATGACCCATTGCGCGTGGTTTTTGAAACAGACTGCACTGATATGTTCAAGATGAATAAATTGCTTGCTAAGCATATTATTCCACTGGATCCAACCA AATCTGGACAAGCTAAAAAATCAAAAGTTGAAGATGAGCCAGCTAAGCAGACTACTAATTCCAGGCTTCCTCCCGAGAAAATATCAGATGCTCTTGCAAAATTTTTCGGAACTGAAGATAGCAAGATGGTACAATCAGAGGCTCTGGGACGTGTCTGGGAGTACATTAAACTTAACCAGCTGGAG GATCCTCTGAATACAATGGTGATTCATTGCGATGTAAAGCTTCAGGAATTGTTAGGATGTGAAAGCATTTCTGCATTGGGACTTCAGGAGATGCTCACACGTAACCATTTATCTAA GTTTGTTTCATCTTGTAGCCGACTAGTTATTTTGTGA
- the LOC140980560 gene encoding uncharacterized protein isoform X4, with product MVSDQEIARGVETVLRQSDPNAVTSLNSVVQQLEAKLGLDLSHKAGFIKDQITYLLRSHPVPKDHLPLQSYLQFPNTFLSQQFLRPHFDVQQQPLQQGPQPQNNAPPPGTQVQQHLDPTMLPVAKGKLGAAQNAAANVAEAPKGSTPVGTKRRGGPGGLNKVCGISPELQTIVGGPALPRTEIVKQLWAYIRKHNLQDPGNKRKIICDDPLRVVFETDCTDMFKMNKLLAKHIIPLDPTKSGQAKKSKVEDEPAKQTTNSRLPPEKISDALAKFFGTEDSKMVQSEALGRDPLNTMVIHCDVKLQELLGCESISALGLQEMLTRNHLSKFVSSCSRLVIL from the exons ATGGTGTCGGATCAAGAGATAGCCCGAGGCGTGGAGACGGTGCTTCGCCAGTCCGACCCTAACGCCGTCACTTCCCTAAACAGCGTCGTGCAGCAGTTGGAAGCGAAGCTAGGGTTGGACCTCTCCCACAAGGCGGGGTTTATCAAGGACCAGATTACCTACCTCCTCCGCTCGCACCCCGTGCCTAAGGACCACCTGCCCCTTCAATCATACCTGCAATTCCCGAATACCTTTCTTTCCCAGCAGTTTCTTCGTCCCCATTTCGATGTTCAGCAACAGCCACTGCAGCAGGGTCCTCAGCCGCAGAATAATGCTCCTCCGCCGGGGACGCAAGTGCAACAACACCTTGATCCCACGATGCTGCCGGTGGCGAAGGGGAAATTAGGGGCCGCTCAGAACGCAGCGGCAAATGTTGCTGAAGCTCCGAAAGGAAG TACTCCTGTTGGAACCAAAAGAAGAGGTGGTCCAGGAGGTCTTAACAAAGTATGTGGTATTTCACCTGAACTACAGACCATTGTTGGGGGGCCAGCATTACCAAGGACAGAG ATTGTGAAGCAACTCTGGGCATACATTAGGAAGCACAATCTTCAAGACCCTGGTAACAAGAGAAAGATCATCTGCGATGACCCATTGCGCGTGGTTTTTGAAACAGACTGCACTGATATGTTCAAGATGAATAAATTGCTTGCTAAGCATATTATTCCACTGGATCCAACCA AATCTGGACAAGCTAAAAAATCAAAAGTTGAAGATGAGCCAGCTAAGCAGACTACTAATTCCAGGCTTCCTCCCGAGAAAATATCAGATGCTCTTGCAAAATTTTTCGGAACTGAAGATAGCAAGATGGTACAATCAGAGGCTCTGGGACGT GATCCTCTGAATACAATGGTGATTCATTGCGATGTAAAGCTTCAGGAATTGTTAGGATGTGAAAGCATTTCTGCATTGGGACTTCAGGAGATGCTCACACGTAACCATTTATCTAA GTTTGTTTCATCTTGTAGCCGACTAGTTATTTTGTGA
- the LOC140980560 gene encoding uncharacterized protein isoform X1, translating to MVSDQEIARGVETVLRQSDPNAVTSLNSVVQQLEAKLGLDLSHKAGFIKDQITYLLRSHPVPKDHLPLQSYLQFPNTFLSQQFLRPHFDVQQQPLQQGPQPQNNAPPPGTQVQQHLDPTMLPVAKGKLGAAQNAAANVAEAPKGSTPVGTKRRGGPGGLNKVCGISPELQTIVGGPALPRTEIVKQLWAYIRKHNLQDPGNKRKIICDDPLRVVFETDCTDMFKMNKLLAKHIIPLDPTKSGQAKKSKVEDEPAKQTTNSRLPPEKISDALAKFFGTEDSKMVQSEALGRVWEYIKLNQLEDPLNTMVIHCDVKLQELLGCESISALGLQEMLTRNHLSKFVSSCSRLVIL from the exons ATGGTGTCGGATCAAGAGATAGCCCGAGGCGTGGAGACGGTGCTTCGCCAGTCCGACCCTAACGCCGTCACTTCCCTAAACAGCGTCGTGCAGCAGTTGGAAGCGAAGCTAGGGTTGGACCTCTCCCACAAGGCGGGGTTTATCAAGGACCAGATTACCTACCTCCTCCGCTCGCACCCCGTGCCTAAGGACCACCTGCCCCTTCAATCATACCTGCAATTCCCGAATACCTTTCTTTCCCAGCAGTTTCTTCGTCCCCATTTCGATGTTCAGCAACAGCCACTGCAGCAGGGTCCTCAGCCGCAGAATAATGCTCCTCCGCCGGGGACGCAAGTGCAACAACACCTTGATCCCACGATGCTGCCGGTGGCGAAGGGGAAATTAGGGGCCGCTCAGAACGCAGCGGCAAATGTTGCTGAAGCTCCGAAAGGAAG TACTCCTGTTGGAACCAAAAGAAGAGGTGGTCCAGGAGGTCTTAACAAAGTATGTGGTATTTCACCTGAACTACAGACCATTGTTGGGGGGCCAGCATTACCAAGGACAGAG ATTGTGAAGCAACTCTGGGCATACATTAGGAAGCACAATCTTCAAGACCCTGGTAACAAGAGAAAGATCATCTGCGATGACCCATTGCGCGTGGTTTTTGAAACAGACTGCACTGATATGTTCAAGATGAATAAATTGCTTGCTAAGCATATTATTCCACTGGATCCAACCA AATCTGGACAAGCTAAAAAATCAAAAGTTGAAGATGAGCCAGCTAAGCAGACTACTAATTCCAGGCTTCCTCCCGAGAAAATATCAGATGCTCTTGCAAAATTTTTCGGAACTGAAGATAGCAAGATGGTACAATCAGAGGCTCTGGGACGTGTCTGGGAGTACATTAAACTTAACCAGCTGGAG GATCCTCTGAATACAATGGTGATTCATTGCGATGTAAAGCTTCAGGAATTGTTAGGATGTGAAAGCATTTCTGCATTGGGACTTCAGGAGATGCTCACACGTAACCATTTATCTAA GTTTGTTTCATCTTGTAGCCGACTAGTTATTTTGTGA
- the LOC140980560 gene encoding uncharacterized protein isoform X5 encodes MVSDQEIARGVETVLRQSDPNAVTSLNSVVQQLEAKLGLDLSHKAGFIKDQITYLLRSHPVPKDHLPLQSYLQFPNTFLSQQFLRPHFDVQQQPLQQGPQPQNNAPPPGTQVQQHLDPTMLPVAKGKLGAAQNAAANVAEAPKGSTPVGTKRRGGPGGLNKVCGISPELQTIVGGPALPRTEIVKQLWAYIRKHNLQDPGNKRKIICDDPLRVVFETDCTDMFKMNKLLAKHIIPLDPTKSGQAKKSKVEDEPAKQTTNSRLPPEKISDALAKFFGTEDSKMVQSEALGRDPLNTMVIHCDVKLQELLGCESISALGLQEMLTRNHLSK; translated from the exons ATGGTGTCGGATCAAGAGATAGCCCGAGGCGTGGAGACGGTGCTTCGCCAGTCCGACCCTAACGCCGTCACTTCCCTAAACAGCGTCGTGCAGCAGTTGGAAGCGAAGCTAGGGTTGGACCTCTCCCACAAGGCGGGGTTTATCAAGGACCAGATTACCTACCTCCTCCGCTCGCACCCCGTGCCTAAGGACCACCTGCCCCTTCAATCATACCTGCAATTCCCGAATACCTTTCTTTCCCAGCAGTTTCTTCGTCCCCATTTCGATGTTCAGCAACAGCCACTGCAGCAGGGTCCTCAGCCGCAGAATAATGCTCCTCCGCCGGGGACGCAAGTGCAACAACACCTTGATCCCACGATGCTGCCGGTGGCGAAGGGGAAATTAGGGGCCGCTCAGAACGCAGCGGCAAATGTTGCTGAAGCTCCGAAAGGAAG TACTCCTGTTGGAACCAAAAGAAGAGGTGGTCCAGGAGGTCTTAACAAAGTATGTGGTATTTCACCTGAACTACAGACCATTGTTGGGGGGCCAGCATTACCAAGGACAGAG ATTGTGAAGCAACTCTGGGCATACATTAGGAAGCACAATCTTCAAGACCCTGGTAACAAGAGAAAGATCATCTGCGATGACCCATTGCGCGTGGTTTTTGAAACAGACTGCACTGATATGTTCAAGATGAATAAATTGCTTGCTAAGCATATTATTCCACTGGATCCAACCA AATCTGGACAAGCTAAAAAATCAAAAGTTGAAGATGAGCCAGCTAAGCAGACTACTAATTCCAGGCTTCCTCCCGAGAAAATATCAGATGCTCTTGCAAAATTTTTCGGAACTGAAGATAGCAAGATGGTACAATCAGAGGCTCTGGGACGT GATCCTCTGAATACAATGGTGATTCATTGCGATGTAAAGCTTCAGGAATTGTTAGGATGTGAAAGCATTTCTGCATTGGGACTTCAGGAGATGCTCACACGTAACCATTTATCTAAGTAG
- the LOC140980560 gene encoding uncharacterized protein isoform X3 has product MVSDQEIARGVETVLRQSDPNAVTSLNSVVQQLEAKLGLDLSHKAGFIKDQITYLLRSHPVPKDHLPLQSYLQFPNTFLSQQFLRPHFDVQQQPLQQGPQPQNNAPPPGTQVQQHLDPTMLPVAKGKLGAAQNAAANVAEAPKGSTPVGTKRRGGPGGLNKVCGISPELQTIVGGPALPRTEIVKQLWAYIRKHNLQDPGNKRKIICDDPLRVVFETDCTDMFKMNKLLAKHIIPLDPTKSGQAKKSKVEDEPAKQTTNSRLPPEKISDALAKFFGTEDSKMVQSEALGRVWEYIKLNQLEDPLNTMVIHCDVKLQELLGCESISALGLQEMLTRNHLSK; this is encoded by the exons ATGGTGTCGGATCAAGAGATAGCCCGAGGCGTGGAGACGGTGCTTCGCCAGTCCGACCCTAACGCCGTCACTTCCCTAAACAGCGTCGTGCAGCAGTTGGAAGCGAAGCTAGGGTTGGACCTCTCCCACAAGGCGGGGTTTATCAAGGACCAGATTACCTACCTCCTCCGCTCGCACCCCGTGCCTAAGGACCACCTGCCCCTTCAATCATACCTGCAATTCCCGAATACCTTTCTTTCCCAGCAGTTTCTTCGTCCCCATTTCGATGTTCAGCAACAGCCACTGCAGCAGGGTCCTCAGCCGCAGAATAATGCTCCTCCGCCGGGGACGCAAGTGCAACAACACCTTGATCCCACGATGCTGCCGGTGGCGAAGGGGAAATTAGGGGCCGCTCAGAACGCAGCGGCAAATGTTGCTGAAGCTCCGAAAGGAAG TACTCCTGTTGGAACCAAAAGAAGAGGTGGTCCAGGAGGTCTTAACAAAGTATGTGGTATTTCACCTGAACTACAGACCATTGTTGGGGGGCCAGCATTACCAAGGACAGAG ATTGTGAAGCAACTCTGGGCATACATTAGGAAGCACAATCTTCAAGACCCTGGTAACAAGAGAAAGATCATCTGCGATGACCCATTGCGCGTGGTTTTTGAAACAGACTGCACTGATATGTTCAAGATGAATAAATTGCTTGCTAAGCATATTATTCCACTGGATCCAACCA AATCTGGACAAGCTAAAAAATCAAAAGTTGAAGATGAGCCAGCTAAGCAGACTACTAATTCCAGGCTTCCTCCCGAGAAAATATCAGATGCTCTTGCAAAATTTTTCGGAACTGAAGATAGCAAGATGGTACAATCAGAGGCTCTGGGACGTGTCTGGGAGTACATTAAACTTAACCAGCTGGAG GATCCTCTGAATACAATGGTGATTCATTGCGATGTAAAGCTTCAGGAATTGTTAGGATGTGAAAGCATTTCTGCATTGGGACTTCAGGAGATGCTCACACGTAACCATTTATCTAAGTAG
- the LOC140980581 gene encoding uncharacterized protein, translating into MATVEVQAAPIPVSETLPTDEVIDITKKKEEEVVAAPLAEEPPTAPEAEPEKLAVDEPADEDVPEEAAAEELVVGETEEATPETVVQEPAAIEPDAPAPAPAEEVTATEEAGPAEAAEEAAEVPAEKTVE; encoded by the exons ATGGCCACTGTTGAG GTTCAAGCAGCTCCAATCCCAGTGTCTGAGACACTTCCAACCGACGAAGTGATCGACATCACCAAGAAAAAGGAGGAGGAGGTAGTGGCTGCACCATTGGCAGAGGAGCCACCAACAGCTCCCGAAGCCGAGCCTGAGAAATTGGCTGTAGACGAGCCAGCCGACGAAGATGTGCCGGAAGAAGCTGCTGCCGAAGAGCTGGTCGTGGGAGAGACAGAAGAAGCAACTCCAGAGACGGTGGTACAAGAACCGGCTGCTATTGAGCCAGACGCACCAGCACCAGCACCAGCTGAGGAAGTCACAGCCACGGAAGAGGCTGGCCCGGCTGAAGCTGCAGAGGAAGCCGCCGAAGTTCCAGCTGAGAAAACTGTAGAGTGA